A part of Sugiyamaella lignohabitans strain CBS 10342 chromosome D, complete sequence genomic DNA contains:
- the RCF2 gene encoding Rcf2p (Cytochrome c oxidase subunit; has a role in assembly of respiratory supercomplexes; similar to Rcf1p, and either Rcf1p or Rcf2p is required for late-stage assembly of the Cox12p and Cox13p subunits and for cytochrome c oxidase activity; associates with the cytochrome c oxidase - cytochrome bc1 supercomplex; null mutant accumulates reactive oxygen species; member of the conserved hypoxia induced gene family; C. elegans homolog is functional in yeast; GO_component: GO:0016021 - integral component of membrane [Evidence IEA]; GO_component: GO:0031305 - integral component of mitochondrial inner membrane [Evidence IDA] [PMID 22342701]; GO_component: GO:0016020 - membrane [Evidence IEA]; GO_component: GO:0031966 - mitochondrial membrane [Evidence IEA]; GO_component: GO:0097249 - mitochondrial respiratory chain supercomplex [Evidence IDA] [PMID 22310663]; GO_component: GO:0097249 - mitochondrial respiratory chain supercomplex [Evidence IDA] [PMID 22342701]; GO_component: GO:0005739 - mitochondrion [Evidence IEA]; GO_component: GO:0005739 - mitochondrion [Evidence IDA] [PMID 14562095]; GO_component: GO:0005739 - mitochondrion [Evidence IDA] [PMID 14576278]; GO_component: GO:0005739 - mitochondrion [Evidence IDA] [PMID 16823961]; GO_function: GO:0003674 - molecular_function [Evidence ND]; GO_process: GO:0033617 - mitochondrial respiratory chain complex IV assembly [Evidence IGI] [PMID 22310663]), producing MKFPSKEELNEYTHTIAVGAIKGAVIGTGVSALGYLYAKRRAPVFFTYGAFPRTFLLIAPPIMIGVTTMEFASREFERERYGYVDAASASPDMLIPKINGSNIDPKLAAKVGANGTDGAAAEPNAVLQYAAENKYKIIMGAWAASLAGSYWAVSKDKYLTKSQRIVQARMYAQGLTVALLLVSVMLSVSNGKEKDNSRETGEADLREGKQTWEEIVEQETARETAAHLPLHLSDRKNNGNHHHD from the coding sequence ATGAAGTTCCCAAGTAAGGAAGAATTGAACGAGTACACCCACACCATTGCCGTTGGTGCTATCAAGGGTGCTGttattggtactggtgTCTCGGCATTGGGCTATTTATAtgccaaaagaagagctcCAGTGTTTTTCACTTATGGAGCTTTCCCAAGAACCTTTTTGCTGATTGCTCCTCCTATCATGATCGGCGTCACTACTATGGAGTTTGCTTCTCGTGAATTCGAGAGAGAGAGATATGGATATGTGgatgctgcttctgccagtCCTGATATGTTGATTCCCAAGATCAATGGATCTAATATTGATCCTAAACTTGCCGCAAAGGTTGGTGCTAATGGTACagatggtgctgctgctgaaccAAACGCTGTTTTGCAATATGCTGCTGAGAACAAGTATAAGATCATTATGGGAGCATGGGCCGCCAGTTTGGCCGGTTCGTACTGGGCTGTTAGTAAAGACAAGTACCTGACCAAATCTCAAAGAATCGTGCAAGCCCGTATGTATGCTCAAGGTCTGACTGTTGCACTTCTGCTGGTTTCGGTGATGTTGTCTGTGTCGAATGGTAAAGAGAAGGACAATTCGCGAGAAACTGGTGAAGCCGACCTTCGTGAGGGCAAGCAGACCTGGGAAGAGATTGTCGAGCAAGAGACTGCCCGTGAAACCGCCGCTCATCTGCCATTACATCTCAGTGACAGAAAGAACAACGgcaaccaccaccacgaCTAA
- the TUF1 gene encoding translation elongation factor Tu (Mitochondrial translation elongation factor Tu; comprises both GTPase and guanine nucleotide exchange factor activities, while these activities are found in separate proteins in S. pombe and humans; GO_component: GO:0005622 - intracellular [Evidence IEA]; GO_component: GO:0005759 - mitochondrial matrix [Evidence ISS] [PMID 6353412]; GO_component: GO:0005739 - mitochondrion [Evidence IEA,IEA]; GO_component: GO:0005739 - mitochondrion [Evidence IDA] [PMID 16823961]; GO_function: GO:0005525 - GTP binding [Evidence IEA,IEA]; GO_function: GO:0003924 - GTPase activity [Evidence IEA]; GO_function: GO:0003924 - GTPase activity [Evidence IGI] [PMID 15695360]; GO_function: GO:0003924 - GTPase activity [Evidence IDA] [PMID 3301847]; GO_function: GO:0000166 - nucleotide binding [Evidence IEA]; GO_function: GO:0003746 - translation elongation factor activity [Evidence IEA,IEA]; GO_function: GO:0003746 - translation elongation factor activity [Evidence IGI] [PMID 15695360]; GO_function: GO:0003746 - translation elongation factor activity [Evidence IDA] [PMID 3301847]; GO_function: GO:0003746 - translation elongation factor activity [Evidence ISS] [PMID 6353412]; GO_process: GO:0006184 - GTP catabolic process [Evidence IEA]; GO_process: GO:0032543 - mitochondrial translation [Evidence IGI] [PMID 15695360]; GO_process: GO:0032543 - mitochondrial translation [Evidence IGI] [PMID 16777356]; GO_process: GO:0070125 - mitochondrial translational elongation [Evidence ISA] [PMID 3905388]; GO_process: GO:0006412 - translation [Evidence IEA]; GO_process: GO:0006414 - translational elongation [Evidence IEA,IEA,IEA]), whose product MFGNLRLPGAIALRTVFSTASKSVVPRAAINSRWASTFQRTKPHLNIGTIGHVDHGKTTLTAAITKVLASKGGANFLDYASIDKAPEERARGITITSAHVEYETDNRHYAHVDCPGHADYIKNMISGAARMDGAIIVVAASDGQMPQTREHLLLARQVGIQHVVVFVNKVDTIDDPEMLELVEMEMRELLTTYGFDGDNTPVVMGSALCALEDKRPEIGVQKIEELLDRIDEYIPTPSRDLDNAFLMPLESVFSIPGRGTVVTGRVERGVLSKGEEVEIVGHHKEAITTVVTGIEMFKKELDKAQAGDNAGLLLRGVKREDLKRGMVIAKVGTVKAHTKFLSSIYVLTKEEGGRHSPFGVNYRPQMFVSSADVTVTLTFPEGIEHDHQVFPGDNTEMIGELVHPTPIEVGQRFNIREGGRTVGTGLVTRIIE is encoded by the coding sequence ATGTTTGGTAACTTGCGATTGCCCGGAGCAATTGCACTCCGCACAGTTTTCTCTACTGCTAGCAAGTCGGTGGTTCCTCGTGCTGCTATCAACAGCCGTTGGGCCTCGACTTTCCAAAGAACCAAGCCCCACTTGAACATTGGTACCATTGGTCACGTCGATCACGGTAAGACCACTTTGACCGCTGCTATTACCAAGGTTTTGGCATCCAAGGGAGGTGCTAATTTCCTTGATTATGCTTCTATTGATAAGGCTCCTGAAGAGAGAGCTCGTGGTATCACCATTACCTCAGCTCACGTCGAATATGAAACCGATAACCGTCACTATGCCCACGTCGACTGTCCTGGTCACGCTGATTATATCAAGAACATGATTTCCGGTGCTGCTCGTATGGACGGTGCTATTATTGTAGTTGCTGCTTCGGATGGACAAATGCCTCAAACCCGTGAACATTTGTTGTTGGCTCGTCAAGTCGGTATTCAACATGTGGTTGTTTTCGTCAACAAGGTCGATACTATTGACGACCCCGAGATGTTGGAGTTGGTCGAGATGGAAATGCGTGAATTGTTGACTACCTATGGATTTGATGGTGACAACACTCCTGTTGTTATGGGATCTGCTTTATGTGCTCTTGAGGACAAGCGTCCTGAGATTGGTGTCCAAAAGATTGAAGAGCTTTTGGACCGTATTGACGAGTATATCCCCACTCCTTCTCGTGATTTGGACAATGCTTTCTTGATGCCTCTTGAGTCTGTTTTCTCGATCCCTGGTCGTGGTACTGTCGTTACTGGTAGAGTCGAGCGTGGTGTTCTTAGCAAGGGTGAGGAAGTGGAGATTGTTGGTCACCACAAAGAGGCTATTACCACTGTTGTTACCGGTATTGAGATGTTTAAGAAGGAGCTTGACAAGGCCCAAGCCGGTGATAACGCTGGACTTTTGTTGCGTGGTGTTAAGCGTGAGGATCTTAAGCGTGGTATGGTCATTGCCAAGGTCGGAACCGTTAAGGCCCACACCAAGTTCTTGTCTTCTATTTATGTTTTGACCAAGGAAGAGGGTGGTCGTCACTCTCCTTTCGGTGTTAACTACAGACCTCAAATGTTTGTTTCGTCTGCTGATGTCACTGTTACCTTGACCTTCCCTGAGGGAATTGAACACGACCACCAAGTGTTCCCCGGAGACAACACCGAAATGATCGGAGAGCTCGTGCACCCCACTCCTATCGAGGTCGGCCAGAGATTCAACATCCGTGAGGGTGGCCGTACTGTCGGTACTGGTCTCGTCACCCGTATCATCGAGTAG
- the PRC1 gene encoding carboxypeptidase C PRC1 (Vacuolar carboxypeptidase Y (proteinase C, CPY); broad-specificity C-terminal exopeptidase involved in non-specific protein degradation in the vacuole; member of the serine carboxypeptidase family; GO_component: GO:0005737 - cytoplasm [Evidence IDA] [PMID 11914276]; GO_component: GO:0005783 - endoplasmic reticulum [Evidence IDA] [PMID 11914276]; GO_component: GO:0000324 - fungal-type vacuole [Evidence IDA] [PMID 14562095]; GO_component: GO:0000324 - fungal-type vacuole [Evidence IDA] [PMID 23708375]; GO_component: GO:0005773 - vacuole [Evidence IEA,IEA,IEA]; GO_function: GO:0004180 - carboxypeptidase activity [Evidence IEA]; GO_function: GO:0016787 - hydrolase activity [Evidence IEA]; GO_function: GO:0008233 - peptidase activity [Evidence IEA]; GO_function: GO:0004185 - serine-type carboxypeptidase activity [Evidence IEA]; GO_function: GO:0004185 - serine-type carboxypeptidase activity [Evidence IDA,IMP] [PMID 8679540]; GO_process: GO:0046938 - phytochelatin biosynthetic process [Evidence IDA,IMP] [PMID 17408619]; GO_process: GO:0006508 - proteolysis [Evidence IEA,IEA]; GO_process: GO:0007039 - vacuolar protein catabolic process [Evidence TAS] [PMID 8789256]), with amino-acid sequence MKLNSGLTALAVLSSASALLVPPFTEKKEDSSSPSTQQFKFQIPSELGSIDGLSSYLHIDRAQVASIMQTLAHELGQSWHDIPSLAIDSWYEVLKHSPQSFPELRENLVRQLELSRELNLPVSQVMDWGLKQSSSAHGGKAGVASSSSSSSNVKVDWEHVVESDNFPAHSLNVKSPGSLGIDKVKQYSGYLNDNENDKHYFYWFFESRNDPKNDPVILWLNGGPGCSSLTGLLFENGPASISPELKPVHNPYSWNNNASVIFLDQPVNTGFSYSDSSTVSDTVTAGKDVYVFLSLFFQQFPEYNNLPFHIAGESYAGHYIPVFASEILSHDDRNFNLSSVLIGNGLTDPLRQYDFYEPMACGKGGEPSVLSQEECDGMINSQPRCDNLINACYNSQSAWTCVPATVYCNNAMMGPYQRTGKNVYDIRANCEGGSLCYTALDDIDKYLNKPEVKAALGAEVDEYASCNFDTNRNFVFAGDWMKPYQTSVTDLLEKDIPVLIYAGDKDFICNWLGNENWSKELEWSGGDKFKAAPLEPWKLADKEVGQVRNAGSHFTFLRIYGAGHMAPYDQPEASLEMVNRWISGDFAFN; translated from the coding sequence aTGAAGCTCAACTCGGGATTGACCGCTCTGGCGGTCTTGTCATCGGCCTCGGCTCTTTTGGTTCCTCCTTTTactgaaaagaaagaggaCTCGTCGTCACCGTCGACTCAGCAATTCAAGTTCCAAATTCCCAGTGAATTGGGCTCCATTGACGGCTTGTCGAGCTACTTGCACATAGATAGGGCCCAGGTGGCTTCTATTATGCAGACCTTGGCCCATGAATTGGGCCAGTCGTGGCACGATATTCCCTCGCTTGCTATTGACTCGTGGTACGAGGTGTTGAAACACAGCCCTCAGTCATTCCCTGAACTGCGTGAGAACCTCGTTCGTCAATTGGAACTCTCCCGGGAATTGAATCTGCCAGTTAGTCAGGTTATGGACTGGGGTCTTAAACAGAGTTCTAGTGCTCATGGTGGAAAGGCCGGTGTTgcctcttcgtcttcttcctcgtcgaATGTCAAGGTTGACTGGGAACATGTGGTTGAAAGTGATAACTTCCCTGCTCATAGTTTGAATGTCAAGTCACCAGGTTCGCTTGGAATCGACAAGGTCAAGCAATATTCCGGTTATTTGAACGATAATGAGAATGACAAGCACTATTTCTACTGGTTTTTCGAGTCTCGTAACGATCCTAAGAACGACCCAGTTATTCTGTGGTTGAATGGAGGTCCTGGATGTTCTAGTTTGACTGGTTTGTTATTTGAGAACGGACCTGCCTCGATTAGTCCTGAATTGAAACCCGTTCATAACCCATACTCGTGGAATAACAATGCTTCTGTTATTTTCCTTGACCAGCCTGTCAATACTGGTTTCTCGTACTCTGACTCGTCGACTGTTTCCGACACTGTCACTGCCGGTAAGGATGTTTACGTTTTCTTGTCACTGTTCTTCCAACAGTTCCCTGAATACAACAACCTTCCATTCCATATTGCCGGAGAGTCGTATGCCGGTCACTACATCCCCGTATTTGCTTCCGAGATCTTGTCTCACGACGACCGTAATTTCAACCTCAGTTCGGTGCTTATTGGTAACGGATTGACTGatcctcttcgtcaataCGATTTCTACGAGCCCATGGCCTGTGGAAAGGGTGGCGAGCCATCTGTTTTGAGCCAGGAAGAGTGTGATGGAATGATCAATTCTCAACCCCGATGTGATAACCTTATCAATGCCTGTTATAACAGCCAATCGGCCTGGACCTGTGTTCCTGCCACTGTTTACTGTAACAATGCCATGATGGGACCATACCAACGAACCGGTAAGAACGTGTATGATATCCGAGCCAACTGTGAGGGTGGTAGTTTGTGTTACACTGCTTTGGACGATATTGATAAGTACCTCAATAAGCCCGAAGTCAAGGCTGCACTTGGCGCAGAGGTCGACGAGTACGCTTCGTGCAACTTTGATACCAACCGAAACTTTGTATTTGCCGGAGACTGGATGAAGCCATACCAAACCAGTGTGACCGACTTGCTTGAGAAGGATATTCCTGTGCTCATTTACGCTGGCGACAAGGATTTCATCTGTAACTGGCTCGGTAACGAGAACTGGTCGAAAGAACTCGAGTGGTCTGGCGGTGACAAGTTCAAGGCCGCTCCACTCGAGCCCTGGAAACTCGCCGACAAAGAAGTGGGCCAAGTTCGCAACGCCGGATCCCACTTCACCTTCCTGCGAATCTACGGCGCCGGCCACATGGCCCCCTACGACCAACCCGAGGCCTCGCTCGAGATGGTCAACAGATGGATCTCCGGCGACTTTGCCTTTAACTAA
- the TPD3 gene encoding protein phosphatase 2A structural subunit TPD3 (Regulatory subunit A of the heterotrimeric PP2A complex; the heterotrimeric protein phosphatase 2A (PP2A) complex also contains regulatory subunit Cdc55p and either catalytic subunit Pph21p or Pph22p; required for cell morphogenesis and transcription by RNA polymerase III; GO_component: GO:0005935 - cellular bud neck [Evidence IDA] [PMID 12388751]; GO_component: GO:0005934 - cellular bud tip [Evidence IDA] [PMID 12388751]; GO_component: GO:0005737 - cytoplasm [Evidence IDA] [PMID 12388751]; GO_component: GO:0043332 - mating projection tip [Evidence IDA] [PMID 12388751]; GO_component: GO:0005634 - nucleus [Evidence IDA] [PMID 12388751]; GO_component: GO:0000159 - protein phosphatase type 2A complex [Evidence IDA] [PMID 17550305]; GO_component: GO:0005816 - spindle pole body [Evidence IDA] [PMID 12388751]; GO_function: GO:0004722 - protein serine/threonine phosphatase activity [Evidence IDA,IMP] [PMID 17550305]; GO_process: GO:0007094 - mitotic spindle assembly checkpoint [Evidence IMP] [PMID 9001215]; GO_process: GO:0006417 - regulation of translation [Evidence IMP] [PMID 10329624]): MRRLSTISLALGKERTRTELVPFLEEVTQEDEDEVLTVLAEELGGFIPYVGGPDNAHVLIPALEALSGAEEPVVRDKAVESLNLICQAFSTSQVKEYFLPLITRLSSTDWFTSRVSATGLYAAAISKLEGTERNDLLVLYKDLTQDEAPMVRRAAATSLPKIIGELPELDFDENSTLHTMFISQITDDQDSVRLLSVDVLIAIAESLKKQSITKYNSELIGLTLDLFNDKSWRVRYMAADRYERLARSLDGSELREKFIPSFVKLMKDSEAEVRTAISKQIPGFCSLIPLAAIISEIIPNVELLAEDSSQHVRAALASEISRLAPLLEKEKTTQYLLPTFLQMLKDEFPDVRLNIISKLKIVNDVIGIELLSKSLLPAISELAKDKQWRVRLAIIEYIPLLAEQLGVSFFDKELGPLCMTWLWDSVFSIREAATLNLRKLTEVFGVDWAKDEIIQNVIAVAENSNYLYRLTALFAITTLIPVMDQAAITDSILPFIINLTDDAIPNIRFNIAKSFKVLAETCLTWTDGGDEQDSATTTGPASPAAAKTDSASSTTEPSTGTSESTAATANKPVSPLAKQIITETIIPRLEKLTGDSDVDVRYFANKSLEEIDVLAKPLLEK; encoded by the coding sequence ATGAGACGTCTGTCGACCATTTCACTTGCACTGGGCAAGGAGAGGACTAGGACCGAGCTGGTTCCGTTTTTAGAGGAGGTGACGCAGGAGGACGAAGACGAGGTTTTGACGGTTTTGGCCGAGGAGTTGGGCGGGTTTATTCCGTACGTGGGAGGCCCTGATAATGCACATGTGCTGATTCCCGCTTTAGAAGCGCTGTCGGGAGCAGAGGAGCCAGTGGTGCGTGATAAGGCGGTCGAGTCTTTGAACTTGATTTGCCAGGCGTTTTCCACCAGCCAGGTCAAGGAGTATTTCCTGCCTCTGATCACCAGATTGTCATCCACCGACTGGTTCACAAGCCGGGTATCGGCTACTGGTTTATATGCAGCAGCTATTAGCAAGCTCGAGGGTACAGAACGCAATGATTTATTAGTCCTTTATAAGGACTTGACTCAGGATGAGGCTCCCATGGTTCGtagagcagcagccactaGTCTGCCTAAAATCATTGGCGAACTGCCCGAACTGGATTTCGACGAAAACTCGACTCTTCATACAATGTTCATTTCGCAAATCACTGATGATCAGGACTCAGTAAGGTTGTTGTCAGTGGACGTTTTGATTGCCATTGCGGAGTCGCTGAAAAAGCAGTCGATTACTAAATATAATTCCGAGCTCATTGGATTGACTTTAGATTTGTTTAATGACAAGAGCTGGAGAGTGAGATACATGGCTGCTGATAGATATGAACGATTGGCGCGAAGTTTGGACGGCAGTGAGTTGCGCGAGAAGTTTATTCCTTCATTTGTCAAGCTCATGAAGGATTCGGAAGCCGAGGTTCGAACTGCTATTTCGAAACAGATCCCCGGGTTCTGTAGTCTAATTCCTCTGGCGGCAATTATTTCGGAAATCATTCCTAATGTCGAGCTTTTGGCCGAAGACTCGTCTCAGCATGTACGAGCCGCGCTTGCTAGTGAAATCAGTCGTTTGGCACCTTTATTGGAGAAGGAAAAAACTACTCAATACTTATTACCTACATTTTTACAGATGCTAAAGGACGAGTTCCCCGATGTAAGACTGAACATTATTTCGAAACTCAAGATTGTGAATGATGTGATTGGCATTGAACTGCTGTCGAAATCGCTTTTACCTGCCATTAGCGAGCTGGCAAAGGACAAGCAATGGAGAGTACGACTGGCTATTATCGAGTATATTCCATTGTTGGCCGAGCAATTGGGAGTCTCGTTTTTCGATAAAGAGCTGGGTCCTCTGTGTATGACGTGGTTATGGGACAGTGTTTTCTCGATCCGAGAAGCTGCTACTCTGAATCTGCGTAAACTAACTGAAGTGTTTGGAGTCGACTGGGCTAAAGATGAAATCATTCAAAACGTGATTGCCGTGGCCGAGAACTCGAATTATTTGTACCGACTGACTGCGTTGTTTGCAATTACGACGCTGATTCCCGTCATGGACCAAGCGGCCATCACTGACTCGATCCTGCcattcatcatcaacctGACAGACGATGCCATTCCCAACATCCGGTTCAACATTGCCAAATCGTTTAAAGTGCTTGCCGAGACCTGTTTGACCTGGACTGACGGTGGTGACGAGCAGGActctgccaccaccaccggacctgcttctcctgctgctgccaagaccGACTCGGCATCTTCCACCACTGAACCTTCCACTGGAACGTCCGAGTCCACCGCTGCCACGGCCAACAAACCAGTGTCTCCCCTGGCCAAACAAATCATCACCGAAACAATCATCCCCCGTCTAGAAAAGCTCACTGGAGACTCGGACGTCGACGTGCGCTACTTCGCCAACAAAAGCCTCGAAGAAATCGACGTCCTCGCCAAACCTCTCCTGGAAAAATAA
- the NUO1 gene encoding NADH dehydrogenase (ubiquinone) Fe-S protein 8 yields MLSRSLRTNMGVSSPLRSVLMRQNGAGASASKMAVLRSCFHNVAGGTEQGVPPVGFRVHRPPTWDESHESALDKATKFFLLSEMFRGMWVVLEQYFRAPYTIYYPFEKGPVSPRFRGEHALRRYPSGEERCIACKLCEAICPALAITIEAEERVDGSRRTTRYDIDMTKCIYCGYCQESCPVDAIVETPNVEYSTETREELLYNKEKLLANGDKWEQEIQYGLDADAPYR; encoded by the coding sequence ATGCTTTCTAGAAGTCTAAGGACCAATATGGGCGTGTCAAGCCCTTTGAGAAGTGTTCTTATGAGACAGAatggagcaggagccagTGCCAGTAAAATGGCAGTGTTGAGATCGTGTTTCCACAACGTGGCCGGAGGTACTGAGCAAGGAGTTCCACCAGTGGGATTCCGAGTTCACCGACCTCCTACCTGGGACGAGTCACACGAGTCTGCTCTTGACAAGGCCACGAaattctttttattatcagaaaTGTTCAGAGGTATGTGGGTTGTATTGGAACAGTACTTCCGTGCTCCATACACCATCTACTATCCATTTGAAAAGGGACCAGTGTCGCCTCGATTCCGTGGTGAGCACGCATTAAGAAGATATCCCTCTGGCGAAGAGCGTTGTATTGCCTGTAAATTATGTGAAGCCATCTGTCCCGCCCTGGCCATCACTATTGAAGCCGAAGAGCGTGTGGACGGGTCGAGAAGAACTACTCGTTACGATATCGACATGACCAAGTGTATCTACTGCGGCTACTGCCAAGAATCGTGTCCTGTCGATGCCATTGTCGAGACCCCCAACGTCGAGTACTCTACCGAGACCCGTGAAGAGCTGCTGTACAACAAGGAAAAGCTGCTTGCCAACGGCGACAAATGGGAGCAAGAAATCCAGTACGGACTCGACGCCGACGCTCCCTACAGGTAG